One window of the Fibrobacter sp. UWR4 genome contains the following:
- a CDS encoding PilW family protein, translated as MNSSRGFTLMEVLVASAILSIGAMALGSIYVNFNHQRRLEIQAVDSYMRSINAMEQLIRTPPSCEETSLPMVPVPGVSRLALVSISTEQGVNLRRLIPCR; from the coding sequence TTGAATTCTTCCCGCGGTTTTACTTTGATGGAGGTTCTTGTCGCCTCTGCAATTCTGTCGATCGGGGCGATGGCCCTAGGCTCCATCTACGTCAACTTCAACCATCAGCGACGTCTGGAGATTCAAGCGGTGGATTCTTATATGCGCTCCATTAACGCAATGGAACAACTCATCAGGACTCCGCCATCCTGCGAGGAAACCTCCCTTCCCATGGTCCCTGTTCCCGGCGTGAGTCGTCTAGCCCTTGTTTCCATCTCTACAGAACAGGGGGTGAACCTTCGGAGGCTTATCCCATGTCGCTGA
- a CDS encoding type II secretion system protein J has protein sequence MSLIWRSGNRLRKHQGFTLMELLVAMVLAALLSLTAFTFLQQTWSSHHHLVESYWRSSSVLLDHIRSAHPYGLDKRRRINPTF, from the coding sequence ATGTCGCTGATATGGCGGTCTGGAAATCGCTTGCGGAAACATCAAGGATTTACCTTGATGGAACTTTTGGTGGCCATGGTCCTTGCCGCCCTGTTGTCGCTGACGGCTTTCACCTTCCTGCAGCAAACCTGGAGTTCCCACCACCATCTGGTGGAAAGCTACTGGCGGAGCTCTTCGGTTCTTCTGGATCATATCCGCAGCGCCCATCCTTATGGTCTGGATAAGCGGCGACGCATCAATCCTACGTTCTGA